GTCAGCTGCACACAGGCATAATTCCAGGTAGGCACCTTCTGCTCCGGGTGCCAGCGGGGAGAGACATATTGATGGCCGCCGTCGAAAAGGGCCAGCACCCGGCTTCCCGGCGACATCAAAGGCAGCACAGGGTTATTTCTTGCCAAGTGGCCATAAAGGCATTGCCGCTCTTCGTCCAGCAGCAGGGGCAATAAAGTGGTTTCCGGCAGCGCTCCCTGTGTCGACGGCGCCACCAGGCGGGCAAAGGGGTTGTTTTTCACCAGAGTCAACTGGTGCACTTTTAACAGCTTAGCGGGCATTTGTTTATTTAACTTTTTATTTAACATAAGTAGTTGCCGCCATCTTTTGTTCCAGCGCCGCTTTGCAGGCGGGCCATTCTTCCTCGATCACACTGAACATGGCGCTGTTGCGGTACGAAC
This genomic window from Thalassomonas viridans contains:
- a CDS encoding FMN-binding negative transcriptional regulator; the protein is MLNKKLNKQMPAKLLKVHQLTLVKNNPFARLVAPSTQGALPETTLLPLLLDEERQCLYGHLARNNPVLPLMSPGSRVLALFDGGHQYVSPRWHPEQKVPTWNYACVQLTCTPVIIEAAEEKLALVNDMSRFFDPTWPLEEILAPQFAGCLQQMLNAICVFRLDILAGAGRFKLGQRKSPDYHTTIAGFMQQQGKEQLALWQGQPPQEY